The Virgibacillus phasianinus genome includes a window with the following:
- a CDS encoding C39 family peptidase — protein sequence MKNQRTKVTVPIYNQYPELPTGCEATSLAMLLSWGGSTVSKYEAVDKLPKGNKVRLLEGKWLGANPNQAFVGDPYSDSDDGSFGVFEGPILAAIEKIMPGKGVDLTGHDFEPLLQIIHSGKPVMVWTTISQKETYHSDTWFDENGNRIDWYCNEHAVVLTGIDGKNLIVNDPYTGKEEYYDRSLFEKNWASMGKRAVTLDV from the coding sequence ATGAAGAACCAACGGACAAAAGTGACTGTACCTATCTATAACCAATACCCTGAACTGCCCACTGGATGTGAGGCAACTTCGCTGGCAATGCTGTTGAGCTGGGGCGGGTCAACTGTCAGCAAATATGAGGCAGTAGATAAACTACCAAAAGGAAATAAAGTGAGATTGCTAGAGGGGAAGTGGCTCGGAGCAAACCCAAATCAAGCCTTTGTTGGGGACCCATACTCTGATTCAGATGATGGAAGTTTTGGTGTATTTGAGGGCCCTATTCTAGCAGCTATTGAAAAGATCATGCCAGGGAAAGGTGTAGATTTAACTGGACATGATTTTGAACCACTGCTTCAGATAATCCATTCTGGTAAGCCAGTTATGGTATGGACTACAATCAGTCAAAAAGAAACATATCATAGCGATACATGGTTTGATGAAAATGGAAACAGAATTGATTGGTACTGCAATGAACATGCAGTGGTGTTAACAGGAATAGATGGAAAAAATCTCATCGTAAATGACCCGTACACCGGTAAGGAAGAATATTATGATCGATCGCTTTTTGAGAAGAATTGGGCTTCCATGGGGAAACGGGCAGTTACACTGGACGTTTGA
- a CDS encoding tripartite tricarboxylate transporter TctB family protein, which yields MKAFKIGMPVFLIIVSIVCFIGAIRLPKANLGDPYGPLYFPIGISVLLFIFGIVYFFQEIKRINKSNNKITELFTGRTPKLIGVTIILGIGYTLIFESLGFLIASILFLGALLFVVNGIKNWKTNIIVALAFSFISWYAFSELLGVSLP from the coding sequence GTGAAAGCATTTAAAATTGGCATGCCAGTATTCTTAATTATTGTGAGTATTGTTTGTTTTATTGGTGCTATAAGATTACCCAAAGCGAATTTGGGTGATCCTTATGGTCCATTGTATTTTCCAATAGGTATAAGTGTACTTCTATTCATTTTTGGAATTGTGTACTTTTTTCAGGAGATAAAACGAATAAATAAATCTAATAATAAAATTACTGAATTGTTTACTGGTCGTACACCAAAGTTAATTGGAGTGACAATTATTTTAGGAATAGGATACACACTGATTTTTGAGTCCCTAGGATTCTTGATTGCGTCTATTCTTTTTCTTGGAGCATTACTTTTTGTAGTAAATGGAATTAAAAATTGGAAAACAAATATTATTGTTGCATTAGCATTTTCATTTATTTCATGGTATGCCTTCAGCGAATTGCTAGGTGTCAGTTTACCTTAG
- a CDS encoding tripartite tricarboxylate transporter permease codes for MGMDTFMEGLLTSLEPINIMWIIIGGFLGTIVGMLPGLGPATAVAVLIPVTFGMEPVSALILMAAIYYGAMYGGSRSSILLNTPGDGSAIAATFDGYPMAQKGQAGQAMAISAVASFIGGVIAVIGFILLAKPLADFALKFGPAEYFLLMLLTLSAIVSLSMGKMVKGFISMLLGLLLSTVGIDTQSGVYRFTFGIPHLSEGIDFLIVIIGIYAIGEVLYNFLTIDEIKKEKKKVGKIWFSKKQWKRSKWPILRSGPLGFIIGVLPGAGGSIASMISYTTEKQISKKPEEFGEGAVEGLAAPESANNAASVGAMIPLLTMGIPGSGTTAVMLGALIMLGIRPGPLLFENDPEMVWTLVNSMFIGNIALIIINILLVGLLVKILDTPAKVLYPIILLLAFIGTYTLSYSAIDFFLLLIFGYFGLLMKVMDFPIAPLVLAIIVGADMEQNFRMAILSSNGSLGVFFATPIAIGLIVLTLLSLFYPLIVKKIQKRKLSKP; via the coding sequence ATGGGAATGGATACATTTATGGAAGGTTTGTTAACCTCCTTAGAGCCAATAAATATCATGTGGATTATTATTGGTGGCTTTTTAGGAACAATTGTCGGGATGCTACCCGGGTTAGGGCCGGCAACAGCTGTTGCAGTCTTAATTCCAGTAACATTTGGTATGGAACCAGTTAGTGCACTAATTTTGATGGCTGCTATTTATTACGGTGCAATGTACGGTGGTTCAAGGAGTTCTATATTACTGAACACTCCGGGTGATGGTTCTGCAATTGCAGCAACCTTTGATGGTTACCCAATGGCTCAAAAAGGTCAGGCTGGACAAGCGATGGCTATTTCTGCAGTTGCTTCCTTTATTGGAGGTGTTATTGCCGTAATTGGTTTTATTTTATTGGCAAAACCATTGGCAGATTTCGCACTAAAATTTGGACCAGCCGAGTACTTTTTGCTAATGCTTCTAACTCTATCTGCAATTGTATCGTTATCAATGGGTAAGATGGTCAAAGGATTTATTTCTATGTTATTAGGGTTGTTGCTAAGTACTGTTGGAATTGATACTCAAAGTGGTGTTTATCGCTTTACTTTTGGTATTCCACATTTAAGTGAAGGAATAGACTTTTTAATTGTTATCATTGGAATTTATGCTATTGGGGAAGTACTATATAACTTCCTAACAATTGATGAAATAAAGAAAGAAAAGAAAAAGGTCGGTAAGATTTGGTTTAGTAAAAAGCAGTGGAAGCGTTCTAAATGGCCAATTCTTCGAAGTGGACCACTTGGATTTATTATTGGAGTACTCCCAGGTGCTGGTGGTTCGATTGCATCTATGATTAGTTACACCACTGAAAAACAAATCTCAAAAAAGCCTGAGGAATTTGGCGAAGGGGCGGTTGAAGGATTAGCAGCACCGGAATCCGCAAACAATGCAGCATCTGTTGGTGCAATGATTCCACTATTAACAATGGGAATACCCGGATCTGGAACCACTGCTGTTATGCTTGGGGCTTTAATCATGTTAGGAATAAGACCTGGTCCGTTATTGTTTGAAAATGATCCTGAAATGGTATGGACTCTAGTTAATAGCATGTTTATTGGAAACATTGCCTTGATTATTATTAACATTCTTTTGGTTGGTTTACTGGTTAAAATACTTGATACTCCTGCAAAAGTTTTGTACCCAATAATTTTACTGTTAGCTTTTATTGGTACATATACATTAAGCTATAGTGCAATTGACTTTTTCTTATTGCTTATTTTTGGTTATTTTGGGTTACTTATGAAGGTAATGGACTTTCCAATAGCACCTTTAGTATTGGCAATAATAGTAGGTGCCGACATGGAACAAAATTTCCGCATGGCGATTTTGTCATCAAATGGTAGTTTAGGAGTATTTTTTGCTACACCTATTGCAATTGGATTGATTGTTTTAACTTTACTTTCATTATTTTATCCTTTGATAGTAAAGAAAATCCAAAAAAGAAAATTGAGTAAACCCTAA
- a CDS encoding SLC13 family permease — translation MGVILINVSPESIDKKVILGLIDEQIYKLGKITLDEKKVIIIIGLTLLLWSTQQLHHLSIPLIGLLGAALTFTPLIGVWKWDDAKKSIDWDMILFFASTIMVSGMLINTGTVGMIADILVTNISLESSFAVLLILVCCTAILRIIFVNILGFLTIVLPLAITIGETIPNLSPLLVTMAVFLAGIPGFLLITQSPVHLITYSYNYFTEKDLFKIGGVSMIIWSLIIVVTTSTYWKII, via the coding sequence ATGGGGGTTATTCTTATTAATGTTTCCCCCGAAAGTATAGACAAAAAAGTAATTCTGGGTCTAATTGATGAACAAATTTATAAGTTAGGAAAAATAACCCTTGACGAGAAAAAAGTCATAATTATTATTGGTTTAACCTTACTATTATGGAGTACACAGCAACTTCACCATTTATCTATTCCTTTGATAGGACTTTTAGGTGCAGCGTTGACTTTTACTCCTTTAATAGGAGTTTGGAAATGGGATGACGCCAAAAAATCAATTGATTGGGATATGATTCTATTCTTTGCTTCGACAATAATGGTTTCCGGAATGTTAATAAATACTGGTACTGTTGGAATGATTGCTGACATATTAGTAACAAATATTTCACTGGAATCATCGTTTGCAGTATTGTTAATCCTTGTTTGCTGTACAGCAATATTACGTATTATCTTTGTGAACATTTTGGGCTTTTTAACAATCGTTTTACCATTGGCTATAACAATTGGAGAAACAATTCCCAATCTATCACCGTTACTTGTTACAATGGCTGTTTTTTTGGCTGGTATACCTGGATTTTTATTAATTACCCAGTCACCAGTTCATTTAATAACTTATTCATACAACTATTTTACTGAAAAAGATTTATTCAAAATAGGTGGTGTTTCGATGATAATCTGGAGCTTGATTATCGTTGTTACAACCAGTACTTATTGGAAGATTATTTAA
- a CDS encoding potassium channel family protein — MIWFLTRVYPKLNQTGNIRLALLVIAVFGFSSYFIHYLEPETFPSTFEGLWWVLTTVTTVGYGDVSPHTTEGKILGIFLFVIGIGLMGVVIGKVVNLFSLYRTLKEEGKLPYTKSNHYVLLGWSKKTKSTLKELLYEGEDRDIVLIAELAQSPYRHEKVTFIQGNPGNREALIDANVAKAASVLIFSDDSIQDSSLSDGKSLLIASSIEKLSFDLNESIYTIVEVQKEDHIDNFKHLKVDEFVISDETFSRIMAKASRYHGSSLIYTKLTSDLEGENIYQITSDKEWNTYRDAFISLLEKGATLLADGDKLNINQRLDEKIPEDARLFVVCSVDTYKQYWKKVK; from the coding sequence ATGATATGGTTTCTTACTAGGGTGTACCCAAAACTAAATCAAACAGGTAATATAAGGCTAGCTTTACTGGTTATCGCGGTATTCGGTTTTAGTTCGTATTTTATCCATTACCTAGAGCCCGAGACGTTTCCGAGTACATTTGAAGGTCTATGGTGGGTGTTAACGACTGTTACAACGGTTGGTTACGGTGATGTCTCACCACATACGACAGAAGGTAAAATTCTTGGAATCTTCCTTTTTGTTATAGGTATTGGTCTGATGGGTGTTGTAATTGGTAAAGTAGTAAATCTATTCTCGTTATATCGTACATTAAAGGAGGAAGGGAAATTGCCATATACCAAAAGCAATCACTACGTATTACTGGGATGGAGTAAAAAAACAAAAAGTACTTTAAAAGAGTTATTGTATGAGGGTGAAGACAGGGACATCGTGTTGATTGCGGAGCTTGCGCAATCCCCATATAGGCATGAAAAAGTTACATTTATTCAGGGTAACCCCGGAAACAGAGAAGCATTAATCGACGCTAATGTTGCCAAAGCAGCGTCGGTACTCATCTTCTCCGATGATAGTATACAAGATTCGTCACTGTCAGATGGAAAAAGTCTGCTGATTGCCTCCTCCATAGAGAAGTTGTCATTTGATTTGAATGAATCTATTTACACAATAGTTGAAGTACAGAAAGAAGACCATATTGATAACTTTAAGCACTTAAAGGTAGATGAATTTGTTATTTCCGATGAGACCTTCTCACGAATTATGGCAAAAGCATCCCGGTACCATGGATCTAGCTTAATTTATACAAAGTTAACTAGTGATTTAGAAGGGGAAAATATTTATCAAATTACTTCTGACAAAGAATGGAATACGTACAGGGATGCATTTATTTCATTACTGGAAAAAGGCGCAACACTCCTAGCAGACGGGGATAAGTTAAATATAAATCAGCGGCTGGATGAAAAAATTCCGGAAGATGCTAGATTATTCGTTGTCTGCAGTGTAGATACATACAAACAATATTGGAAAAAGGTGAAGTAA
- the tcuA gene encoding FAD-dependent tricarballylate dehydrogenase TcuA — translation MTNIKEISPHYDLIVVGAGNAALCAAIAGSEQGGKVLVLERAPQGKRGGNSYFTDGAIRVAYENIDNIKGIIPELTDEDAEKIIMPEYNTEDYLNDLMRVTERKTNPDLAKQLVEKSLETIVWMKEQGVKFELNSSNQSFIKDGKREFWGGLPLKTKDKGIGLMGSLFRRIDELGIDICYETRAVELLVDEGKIRGLVVKHEAELITIKSSSVVLACGSFEANKEMRKQYIGEEWESAIVRGTEYNTGDGLEIGLAVGAQKYGEWGGCHSIGTDYHAPKVGDFDKPGDIYKKHSYPLSIMLNKEGNRFVDEGADFRNYTYAKYGKEILKQPGHVAYQLFDAKVRPLLREEYNLEEATFFKANTLNDLVDKLPVDKENFLNTIQEYNEAVQEGEFNPSVKDGKRTQGITPEKTNWAVKVEEGPFYAFPVTCGITFSFGGLHVNTQGNVLNQNSKPIDGLFAAGEMIGGIFYGNYPGGAGLMSGAVYGKVAGTSAGKYVQQMKERINN, via the coding sequence GTGACGAATATTAAAGAAATTTCACCTCATTATGATCTGATAGTTGTTGGGGCTGGAAATGCTGCTCTTTGTGCGGCAATTGCCGGTAGTGAACAAGGAGGAAAGGTTCTTGTACTAGAACGTGCACCGCAGGGGAAAAGGGGAGGAAACTCTTATTTTACTGATGGTGCTATACGGGTAGCATATGAAAACATTGATAATATAAAAGGAATTATACCCGAGTTAACTGATGAAGATGCGGAAAAAATAATTATGCCAGAATATAATACTGAAGATTACCTAAATGACTTAATGCGCGTAACAGAGAGGAAAACTAATCCAGACTTAGCAAAACAATTGGTGGAGAAGTCTTTAGAAACAATTGTTTGGATGAAAGAGCAAGGTGTTAAATTTGAATTAAACTCAAGTAATCAATCTTTCATTAAAGATGGAAAAAGAGAATTCTGGGGTGGCCTTCCTTTAAAAACAAAGGACAAGGGAATAGGATTGATGGGGTCCTTGTTTCGAAGAATTGATGAACTTGGTATTGATATTTGTTATGAAACCCGAGCTGTAGAACTATTAGTAGACGAAGGTAAAATTCGTGGACTAGTAGTGAAGCATGAGGCAGAACTTATTACAATAAAGAGTTCGAGTGTAGTATTGGCTTGCGGAAGTTTTGAAGCAAATAAAGAAATGAGAAAGCAATATATAGGTGAAGAATGGGAATCAGCTATTGTTAGGGGAACAGAGTATAATACGGGTGATGGGTTGGAAATCGGACTTGCAGTAGGAGCCCAAAAATATGGCGAGTGGGGCGGTTGCCACTCCATTGGAACAGATTACCATGCACCTAAGGTTGGGGACTTTGATAAGCCCGGAGATATTTATAAGAAACATTCGTATCCATTAAGCATCATGTTAAACAAGGAAGGAAATCGATTTGTTGATGAGGGTGCCGATTTTAGGAATTATACCTATGCTAAATATGGTAAAGAAATTTTAAAACAACCAGGACATGTTGCATATCAACTTTTTGATGCAAAAGTAAGACCATTACTAAGGGAAGAGTATAATCTTGAAGAAGCAACTTTTTTTAAGGCAAATACGTTAAATGATTTGGTTGATAAGTTACCTGTGGATAAAGAAAACTTTTTGAATACAATTCAAGAGTATAATGAAGCCGTTCAAGAAGGAGAGTTTAATCCTTCAGTTAAAGATGGAAAACGTACACAAGGTATCACACCTGAAAAAACAAACTGGGCAGTAAAGGTCGAGGAAGGACCGTTTTATGCATTCCCAGTCACTTGTGGAATTACTTTCTCTTTTGGGGGACTTCATGTTAATACCCAAGGAAACGTATTAAACCAAAATAGTAAACCTATTGATGGACTCTTCGCTGCTGGAGAAATGATCGGGGGAATATTCTATGGCAATTACCCCGGGGGGGCCGGATTAATGTCTGGTGCCGTTTATGGCAAAGTAGCCGGAACTTCTGCAGGGAAATATGTCCAACAAATGAAAGAAAGAATTAATAATTAA
- a CDS encoding YmaF family protein gives MNNNMMPNHYYGPNQQPNGLKKKETGHTHGHGGATTCNDHHVHLHPGVTSTPIETEEGHVHLMWGNTTFDDEHIHYYEVYTSTPIPLPGGYHTHYAEVQTTESDGHTHIIKGFTKPSKS, from the coding sequence ATGAATAATAATATGATGCCAAACCATTATTATGGTCCAAACCAACAACCAAACGGACTTAAAAAGAAAGAAACCGGTCACACTCACGGGCATGGTGGCGCAACAACCTGCAATGATCATCATGTACATTTGCACCCAGGGGTAACCAGTACACCAATCGAAACAGAGGAAGGTCATGTACACTTAATGTGGGGGAACACAACCTTTGATGATGAACACATTCATTACTATGAGGTATACACAAGTACCCCAATCCCATTGCCCGGCGGATATCATACACATTATGCTGAGGTTCAAACTACTGAAAGCGATGGCCATACACACATCATTAAGGGATTTACAAAACCATCTAAAAGCTAG
- a CDS encoding DUF2252 domain-containing protein, whose amino-acid sequence MANEMMEHILLTRKKLRKETVETVLSQFDGELLDLNFENQRRKYKKMLANPFQFYRGSAFLFYYDATQVPFVYHTPDDKPTWLQGDLHFENFGAYKNKEGDIVYNTNDFDEGYLGSYLYDVYRMAVSIALYSEELGYSEEDQTNLLIVYLQAYYKQLVSFVDRDELPGSLTFQEYNTTGPVQKVLQGLPEREVNAVLDAVTTVESGERKFQETEGLKHLTGDEQQELENAWPEYIASLAPDNKQRDGFYRIKDVVKKLGAGTGSIGLLRYYILIDGHRDGDGGDLVLEAKEARTPAPNHFFPYDELFSDEVINQGKRVITAQKAMQYLEDPYLGYFSIGNHDFYVRENSPYDEAVDPNDLMEAENMESTVEVMGKVTAKAHARADEFHFDHESEEEIVKAIGPEYNGFISQLVTASLQYKKQVHEDYQIFTEWCAKRFDLQTK is encoded by the coding sequence ATGGCGAATGAAATGATGGAACACATCCTATTAACGAGAAAAAAACTGCGTAAGGAAACGGTTGAAACAGTATTATCACAGTTTGACGGTGAATTACTTGATTTAAATTTTGAAAATCAGCGTCGTAAATATAAGAAAATGTTGGCGAATCCATTTCAATTCTATAGGGGGAGTGCATTCTTATTCTACTATGATGCGACGCAAGTTCCGTTTGTTTATCATACACCTGATGACAAACCGACTTGGCTGCAAGGTGATCTGCACTTTGAAAACTTTGGCGCCTACAAAAATAAAGAGGGCGATATCGTATACAATACAAATGATTTTGATGAGGGATATCTTGGGTCATATTTATATGATGTATATCGTATGGCTGTCAGTATTGCGTTGTACAGTGAGGAGCTTGGATATAGTGAAGAAGATCAAACTAATTTGCTCATCGTGTACTTACAGGCATATTATAAACAATTAGTTTCATTTGTTGATCGGGATGAACTGCCGGGATCGTTAACTTTCCAAGAATATAATACAACCGGTCCTGTTCAGAAAGTGCTGCAAGGATTGCCGGAACGGGAGGTCAATGCTGTTTTGGATGCAGTTACAACTGTTGAAAGCGGAGAGCGTAAATTCCAGGAAACAGAAGGTTTAAAGCATCTAACCGGTGATGAACAACAGGAGCTTGAAAATGCCTGGCCAGAATATATTGCCTCGCTTGCTCCGGATAACAAGCAAAGAGACGGATTTTATAGGATTAAAGACGTCGTAAAAAAACTTGGTGCTGGAACAGGATCCATCGGTTTATTACGCTATTATATCCTGATTGATGGACACCGGGATGGTGATGGCGGAGATTTGGTTCTCGAGGCAAAAGAAGCACGGACTCCTGCACCCAATCACTTTTTTCCATATGATGAACTGTTTTCAGATGAAGTAATTAATCAGGGAAAACGTGTTATCACTGCACAAAAAGCAATGCAGTATCTGGAAGATCCATACCTTGGTTATTTTTCAATTGGCAATCATGATTTTTATGTACGGGAAAATTCACCGTACGATGAAGCAGTTGACCCGAACGATTTGATGGAGGCGGAGAATATGGAATCAACCGTTGAAGTCATGGGAAAGGTTACTGCGAAAGCACATGCCCGTGCTGACGAATTTCACTTCGACCACGAAAGCGAAGAAGAAATCGTAAAAGCGATTGGCCCAGAATATAATGGATTCATTTCACAACTTGTTACGGCATCCCTCCAATACAAGAAACAAGTTCATGAGGATTATCAGATTTTCACCGAATGGTGTGCCAAGCGTTTTGATCTCCAAACAAAATAG
- a CDS encoding tripartite tricarboxylate transporter substrate binding protein: MKKFMFLFVLLVLLLAACSNSESASSGKDYPSKNIEVIAPASPGGGWDLTARSIQKVLTDNELVDQNINVINKPGGGGEVGWKYLQSKDSHHLAINSSLVLTNNLLGSSDLTYKDFTPIATLATEWQSLAVPADSKYGSLEELMKQLKKDPSSIKVGVGPALGNDDHLSFVQAAREYGVNPTEVDFLVYEGGGDVVTALLGHHVDVVTTSVSEVHDQHLAGKVKILAISSEKRLEDLKEVPTFKEQGVDMVFPHWRGVMGPPDMTEEEIAYWDEKLGKMVETEEWKDVLKNNNWEGFYKDSKETKKFLDEQAELYEGLVKDSGLVK; this comes from the coding sequence TTGAAGAAGTTTATGTTTTTATTTGTTCTTTTAGTTTTGCTATTGGCTGCATGTTCTAATTCGGAGTCAGCATCGAGTGGAAAAGATTATCCTTCAAAAAATATTGAAGTAATTGCGCCAGCATCTCCAGGTGGGGGATGGGATCTAACTGCACGATCCATTCAGAAGGTATTAACGGATAATGAATTAGTTGATCAAAATATTAATGTAATCAACAAACCTGGTGGAGGTGGAGAAGTAGGTTGGAAGTATTTACAATCAAAGGATTCCCATCATTTAGCTATAAATTCTAGTTTAGTATTAACGAATAACTTACTTGGATCCAGTGATCTAACTTATAAAGATTTTACTCCTATTGCTACTTTAGCAACAGAGTGGCAATCATTAGCTGTTCCAGCAGATTCAAAGTATGGATCCTTGGAAGAATTAATGAAACAACTAAAGAAAGACCCAAGCTCGATTAAAGTAGGGGTAGGACCTGCACTAGGTAATGATGACCATCTATCTTTTGTTCAAGCTGCTCGTGAATATGGTGTGAACCCAACTGAGGTTGACTTTCTAGTTTATGAAGGTGGCGGGGATGTTGTAACTGCTCTCCTTGGGCACCATGTTGATGTTGTTACTACATCCGTTTCTGAGGTTCATGATCAACATTTAGCCGGAAAGGTAAAAATTCTAGCTATTTCCTCGGAAAAAAGATTGGAAGATTTAAAGGAAGTTCCCACATTTAAAGAACAGGGTGTAGACATGGTATTCCCACATTGGAGAGGAGTCATGGGACCACCAGATATGACTGAAGAGGAAATTGCCTATTGGGATGAAAAGCTAGGAAAAATGGTTGAAACTGAAGAATGGAAAGATGTGCTTAAAAACAATAACTGGGAAGGTTTTTACAAAGATAGCAAAGAAACAAAGAAGTTCCTTGATGAACAAGCCGAATTGTATGAAGGATTAGTTAAAGATTCAGGTTTAGTTAAGTAA
- a CDS encoding SLC13 family permease: MKKVVLLTVAIALYLLFLPEYFNFDIKIKALVTLVIIQILWIGRVFPLAHSSVLLILILSFHFFTYQETLSYISSEIVWLLFSTFIISHAFIKTGLASRISLMMLKLSKGSGKALILISYLLMFVLSIMIPSNVGKGSLVSTVFDSLLKNLKQIKNVHNLAKSLFIGIAYLTSISGAFVATGASSTIYAYGILGDFTTNLNYLKWILYFAPPIILFAIILWGLFLLMFPPKV, translated from the coding sequence ATGAAAAAAGTAGTTTTGTTGACTGTAGCCATTGCCTTATATTTGTTGTTTTTACCTGAATATTTTAATTTTGACATCAAAATTAAGGCATTAGTAACGCTTGTAATTATACAAATCTTGTGGATTGGTAGGGTTTTTCCACTTGCGCATAGTTCCGTACTATTAATATTGATACTATCCTTCCACTTTTTTACTTATCAAGAAACCTTATCCTATATTAGTTCCGAAATCGTTTGGTTATTATTCTCAACTTTTATTATTTCACATGCATTTATAAAAACTGGATTAGCAAGTAGAATTTCCTTAATGATGTTGAAGTTGTCAAAAGGATCTGGTAAGGCTTTAATTCTAATATCTTATTTACTTATGTTCGTTTTATCCATTATGATTCCATCTAATGTAGGTAAGGGGAGTTTGGTCTCCACCGTTTTTGATAGTTTATTAAAAAATTTAAAGCAAATTAAAAATGTGCATAACCTAGCCAAATCATTGTTTATTGGCATAGCTTATCTTACATCAATTTCTGGAGCATTTGTTGCTACAGGGGCAAGTTCTACCATTTATGCCTATGGAATTTTAGGAGATTTCACAACAAACCTAAACTATCTTAAATGGATATTATACTTTGCTCCTCCCATTATATTATTTGCCATCATTCTATGGGGGTTATTCTTATTAATGTTTCCCCCGAAAGTATAG